The Caenorhabditis elegans chromosome II genome has a segment encoding these proteins:
- the F49E12.12 gene encoding uncharacterized protein (Confirmed by transcript evidence) encodes MTRRSEKISPQDSYDWAHCTHRISSIYTYFFISSMTFIGIGLYFFSKEFVVSPDNYTELERSYRSDYTNKTEISYDEAIAAMNPSHPFHKFLSRNYIRHAFGTVFFNHCNVFPYPNTTNLPSLLRRMTFSSLTQASIRTSALITVLLRMVIILIRTSDVLLQNPSKWIKIRCIGCVCTLTDLMVSIFGMFVTCLHHSVDMKDLGFLVYYSLPIFGVSFFICATTYTYLESYDVNRKNSRVLERVFCIALFAFCLPVVCKDYISFLYTYPCLYHTEWPAAICEYICIITIIVFYLTQIEDFTNMEMVLSVEREETMCCMDFIDFPDFKPAMLHDFHELIARQKEAEEAKLYKSLIFVS; translated from the exons ATGACACGACGGAGCGAAAAAATAAGTCCACAAGATTCATATGACTGGGCTCACTGTACACATCGGATATCTTCGATTTATACGTATTTCTTTATAAGTTCTATGACTTTTATTGGAATAGGACTTTACTTTTTCTCCAAAGAGTTTGTGGTTTCACCTGATAATTATACCGAATTAGAACGGAGCTACAGATCAGATTATACCAACAAAACGGAAATATCATATGACGAG GCAATTGCTGCAATGAATCCATCTCATCCGTTCCATAAATTTTTGTCTCGAAACTACATTCGACACGCTTTTGGAACAGTTTTCTTCAATCACTGTAATGTGTTTCCATATCCAAATACAACAAATCTTCCATCTTTACTTCGAAGGATGACCTTTTCATCTCTTACCCAAGCATCCATAAGAACATCTGCATTGATTACTGTTCTTCTTAGA ATGGTAATAATACTAATTCGCACATCGGATGTACTCCTTCAAAACCCAAGCAAATGGATTAAAATCCGATGTATTGGATGTGTCTGTACTTTGACTGATTTGATGgtttcaattttcggaatgTTCGTGACATGTCTTCACCATAGTGTTGATATGAAGGATT tgggATTTTTGGTTTACTACTCTCTTCCAATCTTTGGTGTTTCATTCTTCATTTGTGCAACGACGTACACTTATTTAGAATCGTATGATGTAAATAGAAAG aacagcCGAGTCCTGGAACGAGTATTCTGCATTgcactttttgcattttgtctTCCCGTTGTATGTAAAGATTATATATCATTTCTTTACACGTACCCATGTTTATATCACA cgGAATGGCCAGCGGCGATTTGTGAGTACATATGCATTATCACTATCATTGTTTTCTACTTGACACAAATTGAAGATTTCAC taATATGGAAATGGTTTTATCAGTTGAAAGAGAGGAGACAATGTGTTGTATGGATTTTATTGACTTTCCGGATTTCAAGCCTGCAATGCTTCATGATTTCCATGAACTAATTGCTCGTCAGAAAGAAGCAGAAGAAGCAAAATTGTACAAATCactcatttttgtttcttga